From the Phyllostomus discolor isolate MPI-MPIP mPhyDis1 chromosome 7, mPhyDis1.pri.v3, whole genome shotgun sequence genome, one window contains:
- the ENTPD3 gene encoding ectonucleoside triphosphate diphosphohydrolase 3 — MFSVLTRQPCEQAGLKALSRTPVVVALVVLLLSVVVLVTVTLIQTHHKEVLLPGLKYGIVLDAGSSRTTVYVYQWPAEKENNTGVVTQTYKCSVKGSGISSYGSNPQEVPKAFEDCMQKVKEQIPAHLHRSTCVYLGATAGMRLLRLQNETAANGVLASIRNYFHAQPFDFRGAQIISGQEEGIYGWITANYLMGNFLEKDLWHMWVRPHGVETTGALDLGGASTQISFAVGEAVERNTSDVVRVSLYGYLYTLYTRSFQCYGRNEAEKRFLAMLLQNSTTKTNVINPCYPRDYSTSLKGGRIFDSPCAEDLKPGSYNPDDIIAFEGTGDPLLCRVKVASLFAFKACHGREVSCFDGIQPGVKGPFVAFAGFFYTASALNLTGSFSLDTFNSSTWDFCSQSWGQLPQLLPRFDEVYARSYCFSAHYIYHLLVSGYKFTEDTWPQIHFKKEVENSSIAWSLGYMLSLTNQIPAEMPLVRLPLKPPTFMSTMAFFTGVALLSLTFLVVYLYMSSRKQRRSQHVLDHTVDSE; from the exons ATGTTCAGCGTCCTGACTCGCCAGCCTTGTGAGCAAGCAG GCCTCAAGGCTCTCTCCCGAACTCCGGTCGTCGTCGCCTTGGTGGTCTTGCTTTTGAGCGTCGTGGTCCTGGTGACCGTCACACTCATCCAGACTCACCACAAAGAGGTCCTCCTTCCAGGGCTGAAG TATGGAATCGTGCTCGACGCCGGGTCCTCCAGAACCACCGTCTATGTGTATCAGTGGCCCGCGGAGAAGGAGAACAATACCGGAGTGGTCACCCAGACCTACAAATGCAGTGTGAAAG GCTCCGGGATCTCCAGCTACGGGAGTAACCCCCAAGAGGTCCCCAAAGCCTTCGAGGACTGCATGCAGAAAGTCAAGGAGCAGATTCCAGCCCACCTGCATAGATCCACGTGCGTTTACTTGGGGGCCACGGCCGGCATGCGCTTGCTGAG GTTGCAAAACGAAACGGCAGCTAACGGAGTCCTTGCGAGCATCCGGAACTACTTCCATGCCCAGCCCTTTGATTTTAGGGGTGCTCAAATCATTTCTGGGCAAGAGGAAGGGATATATGGATGGATTACAGCCAACTATTTAATGGGAAATTTCCTGGAG AAGGACCTGTGGCATATGTGGGTGCGTCCGCATGGAGTGGAGACCACAGGCGCCCTGGATCTAGGCGGCGCCTCCACCCAGATATCCTTCGCCGTGGGAGAGGCGGTGGAGCGGAACACCAGTGACGTTGTGCGCGTGTCTCTGTACGGCTACCTGTACACACTCTACACGCGCAGCTTCCAGTGCTATGGCCGCAACGAGGCTGAGAAGAGGTTTCTGGCGATGCTCCTTCAG AATTCTACCACCAAAACCAACGTCATCAACCCCTGCTACCCTCGGGATTATTCCACTTCCCTCAAGGGGGGCCGCATATTTGACAGCCCGTGCGCAGAGGATCTGAAGCCCGGAAGTTACAACCCTGACGACATCATCGCTTTCGAAGGAACCGGGGACCCGTTGCTGTGTAGGGTGAAGGTGGCTTCCCTGTTTGCCTTCAAAGCTTGCCATGGGCGAGAAGTCAGCTGCTTTGATGGTATTCAGCCGGGAGTTAAAGGACCTTTCGTG GCCTTTGCAGGGTTCTTCTACACAGCCAGCGCTCTGAACCTCACGGGCAGCTTTTCCCTGGACACCTTCAACTCCAGCACCTGGGATTTCTGCTCGCAGAGTTGGGGTCAG CTCCCGCAGCTGCTCCCCCGGTTCGATGAGGTGTACGCCCGCTCCTACTGCTTCTCCGCCCACTACATCTACCACTTGCTCGTGAGCGGGTACAAGTTCACCGAGGACACCTGGCcgcagatacattttaaaaaagaa GTGGAAAACAGCAGCATAGCCTGGTCTCTGGGCTACATGCTCAGCCTGACCAACCAGATCCCGGCTGAAATGCCCCTGGTCCGCCTGCCCCTGAAGCCACCGACCTTTATGAGCACCATGGCCTTCTTCACGGGGGTGGCCTTGCTGAGCCTGACCTTCCTGGTGGTGTACCTGTACATGTCGTCCAGGAAACAGCGGCGCTCCCAGCATGTCTTGGACCACACGGTGGATTCCGAGTGA